A section of the Bacillus sp. HSf4 genome encodes:
- a CDS encoding YhcN/YlaJ family sporulation lipoprotein: MNKQLLFIGLLLAPLAGCQAALNDTENNNDIYEKDGNTVHVADKNRQYNETNPYDDRKGRFGYARHQATPVANKEKMRAPKINREEMAHIISSLTVQLPNIQDASALVTDEEALVVYQTDTKEREETADQVKKTAASVIPRYYKIYISDDASLMQSIANFSRLGSNSRNVDQLMADTIKDMQKSPQGKATTEMDDEETDLDGKGKNTGS; this comes from the coding sequence ATGAATAAACAACTACTTTTCATAGGACTGCTGCTGGCGCCGCTCGCCGGATGCCAGGCGGCGTTAAATGACACAGAAAACAACAACGATATTTATGAGAAAGACGGGAATACCGTTCATGTGGCGGACAAGAACCGCCAATACAACGAAACAAACCCGTACGATGACCGAAAAGGCAGATTCGGTTATGCACGTCATCAGGCAACACCTGTTGCAAACAAAGAAAAAATGCGGGCTCCCAAAATCAATCGGGAAGAAATGGCCCATATTATCTCTAGTTTAACGGTTCAGCTTCCCAATATTCAAGATGCCTCAGCGCTTGTCACAGATGAGGAGGCGCTCGTCGTCTATCAAACGGATACCAAAGAGCGGGAAGAGACGGCGGATCAGGTGAAAAAGACGGCCGCATCGGTTATTCCAAGGTATTACAAGATTTACATTTCCGATGATGCCAGCTTGATGCAATCGATCGCCAATTTCAGCCGGCTCGGTTCCAACTCAAGGAACGTCGATCAGCTGATGGCTGATACGATTAAAGACATGCAAAAATCGCCGCAGGGAAAGGCAACGACAGAGATGGATGATGAAGAAACCGATCTTGACGGAAAAGGGAAAAATACGGGATCCTAA
- the lipA gene encoding lipoyl synthase: MEMMELAKKDEHLRKPEWLKIKLNTNENYTGLKKLMRENNLHTVCEEAKCPNIHECWAVRRTATFMILGSVCTRACRFCAVKTGLPTELDLNEPERVADSVSIMNLKHAVITAVARDDLKDGGAGVFAETVRAVRRKSPFTTIEVLPSDMGGDYDNLKTLMDTRPDILNHNIETVRRLTPRVRARATYDRSLEFLRRAKEMQPDIPTKSSIMIGLGETKEEIIETMDDLLANQVDIMAIGQYLQPSKKHIKVQKYYHPDEFAELKEIAMEKGFSHCEAGPLVRSSYHADEQVNEASKKRQAQA, from the coding sequence ATGGAGATGATGGAATTGGCAAAGAAAGACGAGCACCTGAGAAAGCCCGAATGGCTTAAAATCAAGCTGAACACAAATGAGAACTACACGGGCTTGAAAAAATTGATGAGAGAAAACAACCTGCATACGGTTTGTGAAGAAGCGAAATGTCCGAATATTCATGAATGCTGGGCCGTCAGACGAACTGCGACCTTTATGATTCTCGGTTCTGTCTGCACGAGAGCATGCCGCTTCTGTGCGGTGAAAACCGGATTGCCGACAGAGCTTGACTTAAATGAACCGGAACGCGTCGCAGATTCCGTCAGCATCATGAATCTGAAACACGCGGTGATCACTGCGGTTGCCCGCGATGATTTAAAAGACGGAGGAGCAGGCGTTTTTGCTGAAACTGTACGCGCTGTCCGCAGAAAAAGCCCGTTTACGACGATTGAAGTTCTCCCTTCTGACATGGGCGGAGACTATGATAACTTAAAAACGCTGATGGATACCCGGCCTGACATTCTAAACCACAACATCGAGACGGTCCGCCGCCTGACGCCGAGAGTCCGCGCACGAGCTACATATGACAGATCTTTGGAATTTTTGCGCCGCGCAAAAGAGATGCAGCCTGATATTCCGACGAAATCCAGCATCATGATCGGCCTCGGCGAAACAAAAGAGGAGATCATTGAGACAATGGATGACCTGCTTGCGAATCAAGTTGATATTATGGCGATCGGCCAATATCTGCAGCCGTCTAAAAAACATATCAAAGTGCAAAAGTACTATCACCCTGATGAATTTGCCGAACTGAAAGAAATCGCTATGGAAAAAGGCTTCAGTCATTGTGAAGCAGGGCCGCTTGTCCGTTCTTCATACCATGCCGATGAACAGGTGAATGAAGCCTCCAAAAAGCGGCAGGCTCAGGCATAA
- a CDS encoding M23 family metallopeptidase: protein MKVVLSVLILLLFSSQPAAFGQEKKEPDLQTRMALYHKTEAATHIPWYVFAAVDQYEINIRKNRRDLPKQKGYTGIYIPQSVWSGPENPNPNDTSPLSIKVFDGIGMDGNGDGRAESDQDEDVLYTFGQYLLTYGRDIDNIRIGLWEFYERDQTVGIISGFMRLFQTYGHIDLGKHAFPLPVKSDYSYRSTWGDARGFGGRRIHEGTDLFAHFGLPVRSTCYGIIEMKGWNRFGGWRIGIRDINNTYHYFAHLNGFTKGLKVGQIVEPGQVIGSVGNTGYGPPGTAGKFPPHLHYGMYKDNGRTEWSFDPYPHLRAWERKEIRKKK, encoded by the coding sequence GTGAAAGTTGTATTATCCGTTCTCATCCTCCTTTTGTTCAGCTCGCAGCCCGCGGCTTTCGGGCAGGAAAAGAAAGAGCCGGATCTGCAGACGAGAATGGCGCTTTATCATAAAACAGAGGCGGCCACACATATTCCCTGGTATGTTTTTGCAGCAGTCGATCAATATGAAATCAACATCCGCAAAAACCGAAGAGACCTGCCAAAGCAAAAAGGCTACACCGGAATCTATATTCCGCAAAGCGTTTGGAGCGGGCCGGAAAATCCGAATCCTAACGATACATCTCCGCTCAGCATCAAAGTGTTTGACGGAATCGGAATGGATGGAAACGGAGACGGACGGGCTGAATCTGATCAGGATGAAGATGTCCTTTATACGTTCGGCCAATACTTGCTGACATATGGAAGAGATATCGATAACATCCGCATCGGATTGTGGGAATTTTATGAAAGGGATCAGACGGTCGGAATTATTTCAGGATTTATGAGACTTTTCCAAACCTATGGCCACATCGATTTGGGAAAACACGCTTTTCCCCTGCCGGTCAAATCTGATTACAGCTACAGAAGCACGTGGGGAGACGCCCGCGGATTCGGGGGAAGACGTATACATGAGGGAACTGACTTGTTTGCCCACTTCGGCCTGCCCGTACGATCCACATGCTATGGGATTATTGAAATGAAAGGCTGGAACCGCTTCGGCGGATGGAGAATCGGCATCAGAGATATCAATAATACGTACCACTACTTTGCCCATCTCAACGGGTTCACGAAAGGATTGAAAGTCGGACAGATCGTTGAACCGGGACAGGTCATCGGGTCGGTCGGCAATACGGGATACGGGCCGCCCGGGACAGCCGGAAAATTCCCTCCCCACCTTCACTATGGGATGTATAAAGATAATGGAAGAACCGAATGGTCTTTTGATCCGTATCCTCACTTGAGGGCCTGGGAACGAAAGGAAATCAGAAAGAAAAAATAA
- a CDS encoding methionine/alanine import family NSS transporter small subunit — protein MSGAAIAMMAAGIIIIWGGLAASITNAVAKSKK, from the coding sequence ATGAGCGGCGCAGCTATTGCTATGATGGCAGCAGGCATCATCATCATTTGGGGAGGATTGGCCGCAAGCATCACAAACGCGGTCGCAAAAAGCAAAAAGTAA
- a CDS encoding sodium-dependent transporter: MDNRPQWGTRAGFIMAAVGSAIGLGNIWRFPAVAYENGGGAFFLPYLFALLTAGIPLLIMEFTIGHKYRGSAPLSYARMGKGKEWIGWWQVAISFVISTYYAVIVAWAISYAVFSFNLGWGKDTENFLMNEYLNRVDISGGAIGQFGGFVPGVLIPLAIVWIVSLGILFAGVKKGIEIANRIFIPLLLVLFLIIVVYSVTLDGAAQGLNAFFTPDWSQITNGKVWVAAYGQIFFSLSIAFAIMITYSSYLPKKSDITNNAFITGFGNSSFELLAGIGVFSALGFMAAQQGVPVKEVVSSGVGLAFVVFPQIINEFPAFNALFGFLFFGSLVLAGLSSLISISETYVAAIQDKFNVPRRKAVLFGGGAAAVCSLVFATKGGLFFLDAADYFINNFGVALAGLIEVIAIAWFARELKSLQAHANSVSDIQLGAWWRICLSVVTPLVLGYMMFDNIKTNLTTAYGDLPMEFLLKWGWCVAIGAIAAGILLSFSKWKNGITYTSLHQDKEVSS, encoded by the coding sequence ATGGATAATCGTCCGCAATGGGGAACAAGAGCGGGTTTTATCATGGCTGCAGTCGGTTCTGCTATCGGTTTAGGGAATATTTGGAGATTTCCGGCTGTCGCTTATGAAAACGGTGGCGGCGCATTCTTTCTGCCGTATTTGTTTGCACTGTTAACCGCAGGAATTCCTCTTCTCATAATGGAATTTACAATCGGTCACAAATACAGAGGATCGGCTCCGCTGTCCTACGCCAGAATGGGGAAAGGAAAAGAATGGATCGGCTGGTGGCAAGTTGCGATATCATTTGTCATTTCAACTTATTATGCTGTTATCGTGGCCTGGGCCATATCCTACGCCGTCTTTTCCTTCAACTTGGGCTGGGGAAAAGATACAGAAAATTTCTTAATGAATGAATATTTAAACAGAGTTGATATCAGCGGCGGTGCAATCGGCCAATTCGGCGGCTTTGTGCCGGGTGTCTTGATCCCGCTGGCGATCGTTTGGATTGTCTCACTCGGCATTTTATTTGCCGGCGTCAAAAAAGGAATCGAAATTGCGAACCGGATTTTCATTCCGCTGCTTTTGGTCTTATTTTTAATCATCGTTGTTTATTCGGTTACGCTGGACGGAGCCGCGCAAGGGCTGAATGCGTTTTTCACCCCTGACTGGAGCCAGATTACAAACGGAAAAGTATGGGTTGCAGCCTACGGGCAAATTTTCTTCAGCCTGTCGATTGCCTTCGCGATCATGATTACGTATTCCAGCTATTTACCGAAGAAATCAGATATTACCAACAACGCGTTTATCACCGGATTCGGCAACTCCTCGTTCGAGCTTCTGGCGGGGATCGGCGTATTCAGCGCCCTTGGATTTATGGCGGCGCAGCAGGGTGTTCCGGTAAAAGAGGTTGTCTCTTCCGGCGTCGGCTTGGCATTTGTCGTCTTTCCGCAGATCATTAATGAGTTTCCGGCGTTTAATGCGCTGTTCGGCTTTTTATTCTTTGGCTCACTCGTTTTGGCGGGCTTGTCTTCTCTCATTTCGATCTCGGAAACCTATGTTGCCGCAATTCAGGATAAATTCAATGTGCCGCGGCGGAAGGCCGTCCTCTTCGGCGGAGGAGCCGCTGCCGTTTGTTCATTGGTGTTTGCTACAAAAGGCGGCTTGTTCTTCCTTGATGCGGCCGACTACTTTATCAATAATTTCGGTGTCGCGCTTGCCGGGTTGATTGAAGTCATTGCCATCGCTTGGTTTGCCAGAGAGCTCAAATCTCTTCAGGCTCACGCAAATTCGGTTTCCGACATTCAGCTGGGCGCATGGTGGAGAATTTGTTTAAGTGTTGTCACTCCGCTTGTATTGGGCTATATGATGTTTGATAATATCAAAACGAATCTGACAACGGCTTATGGCGATCTGCCGATGGAATTTTTGCTGAAGTGGGGCTGGTGTGTGGCGATCGGCGCCATCGCAGCCGGCATTTTGCTCTCGTTTTCAAAATGGAAGAATGGGATCACATATACGTCACTTCATCAAGATAAGGAGGTTTCCTCATGA
- the yunB gene encoding sporulation protein YunB, translated as MRRFRGPLSKRGPLPFRYVMLLSFVFFILSTTASLLIINTSIKPTLLNIAEMETNRIATHVIQEAVEDYMSEDENVKNMVEMKSDENGKVTTIDFNSHVHRDMHSKITKQLHHKLKETETEEFNSSAKTPKDRHDGVIYNIPLGQTTGNSLLGNLGPKIPVRLNIIGDVFTDFKQSVKPYGINNALINIGVLVEVKIRVVIPFATKTAVVKNTVPATIQAVHGDVPDFYSGSGSQTAPSIQIPSKGEKTDEKSDQKE; from the coding sequence TTGCGAAGATTTCGCGGCCCTCTGTCAAAAAGAGGACCTTTGCCTTTTCGGTATGTCATGCTTCTTTCGTTTGTCTTTTTCATTCTTTCCACAACAGCCAGTTTATTGATTATCAACACATCAATCAAGCCGACGCTTCTGAACATCGCGGAGATGGAGACAAACAGGATTGCAACCCACGTCATCCAGGAAGCCGTTGAGGACTATATGAGCGAAGATGAAAATGTGAAAAACATGGTGGAGATGAAGTCGGATGAAAATGGAAAAGTGACGACGATCGACTTCAACTCCCATGTTCACCGGGATATGCATTCGAAAATCACGAAACAGCTTCATCATAAGTTGAAAGAAACAGAAACGGAAGAATTTAATTCTTCTGCAAAAACGCCTAAAGACCGCCATGACGGTGTTATTTACAACATTCCTCTCGGACAGACAACCGGAAACTCGCTCCTTGGAAACCTGGGGCCAAAAATCCCTGTACGTCTCAATATCATCGGCGATGTCTTTACAGATTTCAAACAGAGCGTCAAACCATACGGCATTAATAACGCACTAATTAATATCGGCGTCCTTGTCGAGGTCAAAATTCGCGTGGTCATTCCGTTTGCGACAAAAACCGCGGTTGTCAAAAATACGGTTCCGGCGACGATTCAGGCGGTTCACGGAGATGTGCCAGACTTCTACAGCGGAAGCGGCAGCCAGACGGCGCCATCCATTCAGATTCCGTCCAAAGGCGAAAAAACGGACGAGAAATCCGATCAAAAAGAGTAA
- a CDS encoding DUF1805 domain-containing protein yields MVNLTPIMIEDQPFTAVTVKLPKTNFMAVANDHGYIMCGALDVALLNDKLKERKIVAARAVGVRTIDQLLEAPLESVTDAAKALGIYEGMSGKEALLKMTE; encoded by the coding sequence ATGGTAAACTTAACTCCGATCATGATCGAAGATCAGCCCTTCACGGCTGTCACCGTCAAATTGCCAAAAACGAATTTTATGGCGGTTGCAAACGACCATGGATATATTATGTGCGGAGCGCTTGACGTCGCGCTGCTGAACGATAAATTAAAGGAACGAAAGATCGTCGCGGCAAGGGCGGTCGGCGTCAGGACGATCGACCAGCTTCTCGAAGCCCCGCTCGAATCTGTGACAGATGCGGCGAAAGCGCTTGGCATCTATGAAGGGATGAGCGGGAAAGAGGCCCTTTTGAAAATGACGGAATAA
- a CDS encoding bifunctional UDP-sugar hydrolase/5'-nucleotidase yields the protein MRKKLHIYHTNDLHSHFENWPKIVDYIQTQRQQHADQQEEVLLFDIGDHVDRFHPISEASFGKANVELLNHLHYDAVTIGNNEGITLPHQELDTLYDGASFPVIVSNLFDMRGNRPPWVQPYMIKTLTGGITLAILGVTVPYYPIYAQLDWKVTDAFASIAEILQEIKGKADITILLSHLGILDDERAAKAFPEIDVILGSHTHHLLEDGMLKDGVLLACAEKFGHYVGHVELEFDKRLEAKKASVLKTADWKNESKEAVLMLNKQEKEAKRQLQEFVTVLDQPLEAAWFRTSPLPQLLADALKEWCDAEIGMVNAGIVLESLLEGPVTKEDIHRICPHPINPVAVQLTGAELKEIVRIASLKETEQLRIKGLGFRGKVMGKMMYSGLDPEKLSVNGAQLETDRVYNIATIDMFTLSRLFPAIRDRLHIDYFMPEFLRDLLSWKLNKKGSSIRPRV from the coding sequence ATGCGGAAAAAGCTCCATATTTATCATACAAACGATTTGCACAGCCATTTTGAAAACTGGCCGAAAATCGTTGATTATATCCAGACACAAAGGCAACAACACGCGGATCAACAGGAAGAGGTGCTTCTGTTCGATATCGGCGATCACGTCGACAGGTTTCACCCGATATCAGAAGCGTCGTTCGGAAAAGCGAATGTGGAGCTCCTGAATCATCTGCACTATGACGCCGTCACGATCGGAAATAATGAAGGAATCACATTGCCGCATCAAGAGCTGGATACGCTCTATGACGGCGCCTCATTTCCGGTCATTGTCTCCAACTTGTTCGACATGAGGGGAAACCGGCCGCCCTGGGTGCAGCCTTATATGATCAAAACGCTGACGGGCGGCATCACCCTTGCGATCCTCGGTGTGACGGTTCCCTATTATCCGATTTACGCCCAGCTCGATTGGAAAGTCACGGATGCATTCGCAAGCATTGCCGAGATATTGCAAGAGATAAAAGGAAAAGCGGATATCACAATTCTTCTCTCTCACCTGGGCATTTTAGACGATGAGCGCGCAGCGAAAGCATTTCCCGAAATCGATGTGATCCTTGGCTCACACACCCATCATCTGCTTGAAGACGGCATGTTGAAAGACGGCGTGTTGCTCGCCTGCGCTGAAAAATTCGGACACTATGTCGGCCATGTTGAACTCGAGTTCGATAAACGGCTGGAAGCTAAAAAGGCAAGCGTTCTGAAAACGGCCGACTGGAAAAACGAATCGAAAGAAGCTGTGCTGATGCTGAACAAACAGGAAAAAGAGGCAAAACGACAGCTGCAGGAATTCGTGACGGTCCTGGATCAGCCGCTTGAAGCCGCCTGGTTTCGAACATCGCCTTTGCCGCAACTGCTCGCTGACGCCCTGAAGGAATGGTGTGATGCCGAAATCGGAATGGTCAACGCCGGGATTGTGCTTGAATCTCTTTTGGAAGGTCCTGTCACAAAAGAAGACATTCATCGCATTTGTCCGCATCCGATCAATCCGGTCGCCGTTCAGCTGACAGGAGCCGAGCTTAAAGAAATCGTCCGCATAGCTTCGCTCAAGGAAACGGAGCAGCTCCGCATCAAAGGGCTCGGCTTCCGCGGGAAAGTCATGGGGAAAATGATGTACTCAGGGCTTGACCCCGAAAAGCTCTCGGTCAATGGTGCGCAGCTTGAAACGGACAGGGTGTATAACATCGCCACCATTGACATGTTTACGCTCTCGAGACTGTTTCCCGCCATTCGCGATCGCCTTCATATCGACTATTTTATGCCCGAATTTTTGCGGGACCTGCTTTCCTGGAAGCTGAACAAGAAGGGCTCTTCAATCCGGCCGCGTGTATGA
- a CDS encoding sulfite exporter TauE/SafE family protein, with product MEYFILIVLGFIAGTIGSLVGLGGGVVIVPSLLFLAGIHGMFEHVTPQIAVGTSLLVIIFTGLSSTIAYMKYKTVDYKSGLIFFIGSGPGSIAGAHVSKYFSADSFSLWFGMFMILISLSLMLKKKLKAADREHAGIIRTFKDDEGRDYTYSYHPLTGIAIAFFVGFLGGLFGIGGGSLMVPAMMLLFLFPTRVAVATSMFIIFLSSVAGSVGHVISGHVDWLYALALIPGAWFGGQLGALINKKMQTKTIVVIMRFVLILIGLRLIYQGVFS from the coding sequence ATGGAATATTTCATACTGATCGTACTTGGATTCATCGCCGGAACCATCGGCAGTCTTGTCGGTCTAGGAGGAGGAGTGGTCATTGTTCCTTCTCTGCTTTTTTTAGCCGGCATTCACGGGATGTTTGAACATGTGACACCGCAAATAGCGGTGGGCACATCGCTTCTCGTCATCATTTTTACGGGGCTCTCTTCAACGATAGCTTATATGAAGTATAAAACCGTCGATTACAAGAGCGGTCTTATTTTTTTCATCGGATCAGGGCCCGGAAGCATCGCCGGGGCGCATGTTTCCAAGTATTTCAGCGCAGATTCGTTTTCCCTGTGGTTCGGGATGTTTATGATTCTCATATCCCTTTCCCTAATGCTTAAGAAAAAATTAAAAGCTGCCGATCGGGAACATGCCGGCATCATCCGTACCTTTAAAGATGACGAAGGCCGGGATTACACGTATTCCTACCATCCGCTCACCGGAATTGCGATCGCGTTTTTTGTCGGCTTCCTCGGCGGATTATTCGGCATTGGGGGCGGCTCATTGATGGTGCCGGCGATGATGCTGCTGTTTTTGTTTCCGACCCGCGTCGCTGTTGCAACATCGATGTTTATCATTTTTCTGTCGTCTGTTGCGGGTTCTGTCGGCCATGTCATCTCAGGCCATGTCGATTGGCTCTATGCATTGGCGCTCATTCCCGGCGCATGGTTTGGCGGACAGCTAGGCGCCCTGATCAATAAAAAAATGCAGACGAAAACAATCGTTGTCATCATGCGGTTTGTTCTGATTCTGATCGGACTCAGATTAATCTATCAGGGTGTATTCAGTTAA
- a CDS encoding DUF72 domain-containing protein — MIYIGLTGWGDHDSLYPPKTSSQNKLIHYSAHFPIVELDASFYAIQPERNNEKWVKETPEFFQFIIKAYQGMTGHQRGEIPFESKDEMFDAFKLSLTPYIKANKLAMVLFQFPPWFDCRKENVDYLRWCKEKMGDIPCALEFRHRSWFIPQFYDKTLAFMGEQNWIHSICDEPQIGEGSIPTVLHATDSEKTLVRFHGRNKEGWTRPSSGQNWREVRYLYLYNKQELLDWKENLELLKQQSKNLYVLFNNNSGGDAAENGKQMMELLDLDYKGLTPRQLDLFS, encoded by the coding sequence TTGATTTATATCGGATTAACGGGATGGGGGGACCATGACAGCCTGTATCCGCCCAAAACGAGCAGCCAAAACAAACTGATCCACTATTCCGCTCACTTTCCGATCGTAGAATTGGATGCGAGCTTTTATGCGATTCAGCCGGAGCGGAACAATGAAAAATGGGTGAAAGAAACGCCGGAATTCTTTCAGTTTATCATAAAGGCTTACCAGGGGATGACCGGTCATCAGCGCGGGGAAATCCCCTTTGAATCGAAAGATGAAATGTTTGACGCCTTCAAGCTTTCCTTAACGCCATACATAAAAGCAAACAAGCTAGCGATGGTGCTGTTTCAGTTTCCGCCATGGTTTGACTGCCGGAAGGAAAATGTCGATTACTTAAGATGGTGCAAAGAGAAAATGGGAGACATTCCGTGCGCCCTCGAATTCAGGCACCGGTCATGGTTTATCCCGCAGTTTTACGATAAGACGCTCGCCTTCATGGGGGAGCAAAACTGGATTCACAGCATTTGCGATGAACCGCAGATCGGTGAAGGCAGCATTCCGACCGTCCTTCATGCGACAGACAGCGAAAAAACGCTCGTCCGCTTCCACGGGCGCAATAAAGAGGGATGGACAAGGCCGTCTTCAGGGCAAAACTGGCGGGAAGTCAGGTATTTGTATTTATATAATAAACAGGAACTGCTCGACTGGAAGGAAAACCTGGAGCTGCTAAAACAGCAGTCAAAAAATCTATATGTGCTGTTTAACAACAATTCCGGAGGAGATGCCGCCGAAAACGGCAAACAAATGATGGAATTGTTGGATCTTGACTATAAAGGGCTCACGCCAAGACAGCTCGATTTATTCAGCTAG
- a CDS encoding TetR/AcrR family transcriptional regulator — translation MPKIVDHEKQKEKIAEAVWNVIHSEGLEQCTVRKIAKEAGLSAGSLRHYFPNQSELLIYSMKLVTNRVKVRIENMRFTGTPVECVKQLLLQLLPIDEERKLEMEAWLSFTVKSLSDPALRPLTKEMNEEIYSACRLAVDTINRSGEMSGIDVSWETERLYALVDGLALHTLFEPERVTAEMIDSILTSHFKALKK, via the coding sequence ATGCCAAAAATCGTTGATCATGAAAAACAAAAAGAGAAGATAGCCGAAGCCGTTTGGAATGTGATTCACAGCGAAGGTCTGGAACAGTGCACCGTCCGGAAGATTGCAAAGGAGGCCGGACTCTCCGCAGGTTCTTTGCGGCACTATTTTCCAAACCAGTCTGAACTGTTGATTTACTCAATGAAGCTTGTCACAAACAGGGTAAAAGTGCGGATTGAAAATATGAGGTTTACAGGAACACCTGTCGAGTGTGTCAAACAGCTTCTCCTCCAGCTTTTGCCCATAGACGAAGAAAGAAAACTGGAAATGGAGGCTTGGCTTTCATTTACGGTGAAATCGCTCAGTGACCCGGCGCTCAGACCGTTAACGAAGGAGATGAATGAAGAAATTTATTCAGCGTGCAGACTGGCTGTCGATACAATCAATAGATCCGGTGAGATGTCCGGTATTGATGTGAGCTGGGAAACAGAACGGCTGTATGCACTTGTTGACGGATTGGCGCTGCACACCCTCTTTGAGCCCGAACGAGTCACAGCCGAAATGATCGATTCCATATTGACAAGCCATTTCAAAGCATTGAAAAAATGA
- a CDS encoding allantoinase produces the protein MKKYDLLLQGAEAVCPEGVKKTDIGVKDGIIIELGELDENMAEKVFQAEGLHVFPGTVDCHVHFSEPGRANWEGIANGSQMMAAGGCTTYFDMPLNGIPSTVTVEALREKADIAKEKSLTDFALWGGLVPGNREQLRKMADAGAIGFKAFLSMSGNDEFQASDDMTLLHGMKEIASCGNILALHAESDAITKFLQKEAENGGMTDGDAYAASRPPEAEAEAVFRALQFARITGCPLHFVHISTKEAVDLIGEARQEGMNVSLETCPHYLLFDHGAVLEKGAVAKCAPPLRSKDRQSALVKALLAGKIDFVSSDHSPCPQALKEGENFFSVWGGISGGQFTLLAIIELALANKAPLVKAAEWTARAPAERFGLGERKGQIKIGYDADFAVVNLSETFTVTKENMFARHQHSLYEGHVFPCRITAVFNRGRLVFDGEGTSEEAGGEWLKNKAYSEVC, from the coding sequence ATGAAAAAGTATGACTTGCTGCTGCAAGGTGCCGAAGCCGTCTGTCCTGAAGGTGTGAAAAAAACGGATATCGGCGTAAAAGACGGAATCATCATAGAGCTCGGCGAGCTTGATGAAAACATGGCTGAAAAGGTTTTTCAGGCTGAAGGACTGCACGTCTTCCCGGGAACGGTCGACTGCCATGTCCATTTCAGCGAACCGGGCCGGGCAAATTGGGAAGGGATCGCAAACGGCTCGCAAATGATGGCTGCCGGCGGATGCACCACTTATTTTGATATGCCTTTAAACGGCATTCCCTCAACCGTCACCGTTGAGGCGCTGCGGGAGAAGGCTGACATTGCCAAAGAGAAGTCCCTCACCGATTTTGCGCTTTGGGGCGGCCTTGTTCCCGGAAATCGGGAGCAGCTCAGAAAGATGGCCGATGCCGGAGCGATCGGTTTTAAGGCCTTTCTTTCCATGTCTGGAAATGACGAATTTCAAGCTTCCGACGATATGACACTCTTACACGGCATGAAGGAAATTGCATCCTGTGGGAACATCCTGGCGCTTCATGCTGAAAGTGATGCCATTACCAAGTTTCTGCAAAAAGAAGCGGAAAACGGCGGGATGACGGACGGGGATGCCTATGCTGCTTCAAGGCCGCCTGAGGCCGAAGCAGAAGCGGTTTTCCGCGCCCTGCAATTTGCCCGGATCACGGGCTGTCCGCTTCATTTTGTGCATATCAGTACAAAGGAAGCGGTCGATTTGATTGGGGAAGCGAGACAGGAAGGTATGAACGTGTCATTGGAAACGTGTCCGCATTATCTCCTCTTTGATCATGGGGCGGTTTTAGAAAAAGGGGCTGTGGCTAAATGTGCGCCTCCGCTGCGTTCAAAAGACCGGCAATCGGCACTTGTCAAAGCTTTGCTTGCAGGGAAAATCGATTTCGTCTCTTCAGATCATTCCCCATGCCCTCAGGCATTAAAAGAAGGCGAAAACTTTTTTAGTGTATGGGGCGGGATCAGCGGCGGACAGTTCACCCTGCTTGCGATAATCGAGCTTGCTTTGGCAAACAAAGCGCCGCTCGTTAAGGCGGCGGAATGGACGGCGCGGGCTCCAGCTGAGCGCTTTGGCCTTGGCGAACGAAAGGGACAAATTAAAATCGGCTATGATGCCGACTTTGCAGTGGTGAATCTGTCGGAGACGTTTACTGTGACAAAGGAAAATATGTTTGCGAGGCATCAGCACAGCCTTTATGAAGGCCATGTCTTTCCCTGCCGTATCACGGCTGTCTTCAATCGGGGCAGGCTTGTCTTTGATGGTGAGGGGACGTCTGAAGAAGCCGGGGGAGAGTGGCTTAAAAACAAAGCATATTCAGAGGTTTGCTAA